The Sesamum indicum cultivar Zhongzhi No. 13 linkage group LG2, S_indicum_v1.0, whole genome shotgun sequence genome contains a region encoding:
- the LOC105155875 gene encoding putative EG45-like domain containing protein 1 has product MALQMSLKITFAVVASLLSVALATPGTATFYTSYVPSACYGSKGQGVMIAAASDPLWANGAICGKVFNVTCTGPTNPVPHPCTGRRVVVKIVDHCPGCGGTLDLSKEAFATIANPVAGIIKIDYRQ; this is encoded by the exons ATGGCATTGCAAATGAGCCTCAAAATTACTTTTGCCGTTGTGGCAAGTTTGCTGTCAGTGGCTTTGGCAACACCTGGAACAGCCACATTCTATACAAGCTATGTCC CTTCAGCATGTTATGGGAGCAAGGGTCAGGGCGTTATGATAGCTGCAGCCAGTGATCCTCTATGGGCAAATGGTGCTATTTGTGGCAAAGTATTCAATGTCACATGCACAGGACCAACTAATCCTGTTCCACATCCGTGCACCGGCCGGAGAGTCGTGGTGAAGATAGTCGACCACTGCCCTGGATGTGGCGGAACCCTAGATCTCTCCAAAGAAGCTTTCGCCACAATTGCTAACCCTGTAGCAGGGATAATCAAAATCGACTACCGCCAGTAA